A window of the Arenibacter algicola genome harbors these coding sequences:
- a CDS encoding DUF5004 domain-containing protein, with the protein MKKIIWFGLFGAIAFNVLLVGCSTDNTVECPADYEGALTEAENGLLGTWELTAIVAVKEVDITKDDVQNPKKDIYVQYTDCEKDAEYTFGPGRAYEFAQGQNASNCSNKLKIEGTWKHSGDILGLIGNCSAQNLKIVFNEGKTAFTTTSNYNITDVNGLTVQTDVTFTYTKMEATD; encoded by the coding sequence ATGAAAAAAATAATTTGGTTTGGGCTCTTTGGGGCAATTGCATTTAACGTCTTATTGGTAGGTTGTAGCACGGATAATACCGTTGAATGTCCTGCTGATTATGAAGGAGCGCTCACTGAGGCGGAAAATGGGTTGCTCGGAACCTGGGAATTGACGGCCATTGTGGCGGTAAAGGAAGTAGATATTACCAAAGACGATGTGCAGAATCCTAAAAAGGATATTTATGTGCAATATACGGACTGCGAAAAGGATGCGGAATATACTTTCGGACCAGGGCGTGCCTACGAATTTGCCCAAGGTCAAAATGCGTCCAACTGTAGTAACAAGCTTAAGATTGAGGGTACCTGGAAGCATTCCGGTGATATCCTAGGTCTGATTGGAAATTGTTCCGCTCAAAATTTGAAAATTGTTTTCAATGAAGGCAAAACGGCATTTACCACTACTTCCAACTATAACATAACAGATGTGAATGGGCTAACTGTACAAACAGACGTTACATTTACCTATACCAAAATGGAAGCTACCGATTAA